A window of Zingiber officinale cultivar Zhangliang chromosome 5A, Zo_v1.1, whole genome shotgun sequence contains these coding sequences:
- the LOC121981678 gene encoding probable trehalose-phosphate phosphatase 6 — protein MTKQNVAPVEAVAAITVARSSPLFPYTPPLALRKKFLPQIELEGGKAGSWWLDSMRASSPTHAKATAAATAAGPIVDAVLDDLSDLTMRRPSALSKFDQIVSSSNGKQIVMFLDYDGTLSPIVDDPDSAFMTNAMRKAVREVARDFPTAIVSGRCLDKVIDFVRLAELYYAGSHGMDIKGPEKSRHAKSKAANGVSFQPASEFLPMIGTVYKTLLDRTKSTPGAKVENNKFCVSVHFRCVDEKNWGALFEQVRSVLKEYPKLRLTQGRKVLEIRPTIKWDKGKALEFLLESLGFANCRDVMPIYIGDDRTDEDAFKVLRDSGQGIGILVSKFPKETNATYYLQEPSEVKDFLVRLVEGKRRQTKARSKV, from the exons ATGACGAAGCAGAATGTCGCGCCGGTCGAGGCCGTCGCCGCCATCACTGTGGCGAGATCTTCCCCCTTGTTCCCCTACACGCCACCGCTCGCGCTCCGAAAAAAGTTCCTTCCCCAAATTGAGCTCGAAGGCGGGAAGGCGGGCTCTTGGTGGCTCGACTCCATGAGGGCCTCCTCGCCCACCCATGCCAAGGCGACTgccgccgccaccgccgccgGACCTATCGTCGACGCTGTCCTCGACGATCTTTCCGATTTGACT ATGCGGCGTCCGTCGGCTTTGAGCAAGTTCGATCAAATCGTGAGCTCTTCCAATGGAAAGCAGATCGTGATGTTCCTGGACTACGACGGAACTCTTTCCCCCATCGTGGACGACCCCGACTCGGCCTTCATGACCAACGCG ATGAGGAAGGCAGTGAGGGAAGTGGCGAGGGACTTCCCCACGGCGATCGTGAGCGGGCGATGCCTCGACAAG GTAATTGACTTCGTCCGATTGGCCGAGCTGTACTACGCTGGAAGCCATGGCATGGACATCAAAGGTCCTGAGAAATCCCGCCACGCCAAGTCCAAA GCTGCCAACGGAGTTTCTTTTCAACCAGCCAGTGAGTTCCTGCCCATGATAGGCACG GTGTATAAAACACTACTAGACAGAACCAAGTCCACTCCCGGAGCCAAAGTGGAGAACAACAAGTTTTGCGTGTCAGTCCACTTCAGATGTGTGGATGAGAAG AACTGGGGCGCATTGTTCGAGCAGGTGCGATCTGTGTTGAAGGAGTACCCAAAATTGCGGCTCACGCAGGGAAGAAAG GTGCTGGAGATTCGTCCAACTATCAAATGGGATAAGGGGAAGGCATTGGAGTTCCTGTTAGAGTCACTGG GATTCGCCAACTGCAGGGATGTAATGCCGATCTACATCGGCGATGATCGCACCGACGAAGACGCATTCAAG gtTCTGAGAGACAGCGGACAAGGCATTGGCATCCTTGTCTCAAAGTTTCCAAAGGAGACGAATGCCACTTATTACCTCCAGGAGCCATCTGAG GTTAAGGACTTCTTGGTTCGGCTTGTGGAGGGGAAACGCCGACAGACGAAGGCTCGATCGAAGGTGTAG